One window of Nicotiana tomentosiformis chromosome 11, ASM39032v3, whole genome shotgun sequence genomic DNA carries:
- the LOC104084792 gene encoding uncharacterized protein: MVNYGDRITTLEETFDALRPIVDTLPDLKTSLVQRLDDLDRRMRQAEIDITNISQDSEEDRETAAVEATKIHGKFEDLQQERAEYLAHRELEADRLTVMQQTINNLIGQLNVGNAALQSLLKGGENHIRGAMNIAPMSQTLKIQESKPYNGARDAKEVENFIFDIEQYFDVVGQLEESKKVATAAMYLQGIAKLWWRVKYEAIRAGEDTLQTWAELKAAIRLQFFPENVEYNARRKLRELRHTRSVRDYVREFSALMLNIRDMGDKDKLFAFIEGLKPHARMELQRQRVDTLPKALQAAECLGDYQLETQKDRPQPPVRGGYNGSQPSNGGPNRNRGDRGASKSKTPSSSSNTAASVNNNQGRKPPSECLHCGGEHWNNQCPNTQINAQQTLDDDESDQDGSVGEEQVGAFNAFVGSIHDTLAGTSAGNPKKKAFPTDKKGKGKADERPPTSQKRTLMFVDMKVNGRPIRALIDTGASHNYMTSTQVQRLGLAVQKCKGRVKAINSPSQQVSGIAKEVPIKLGPYKGIFVLHIAIIDDFELIVGLEFLRQTNTIPVPYANMLLMMGDNGAKPYTIPCISKKMAVGNITAMQFKEGTNRPEPTVPAALNIIKQTSHHRGPTAHGAPHCVKTCQAFQKDKSDHSAQAGLLEPLPVPQRPWESISLNFITGLPKVGNHATIMVVVDQFSKYATFIAAPQNISAEDTARLFFSHVVKHWGMPSNIISDCDPRFISKFWTQLFSCLVSKLSYNLNHHHQQTYDQTNRFNDMLEEYLRQFATGSQTHWMKLLDAAQLCFNSQKCAHTNKSAFEIVTGQQPLLPQNVNAPNMPSSHRAASFSTEWEQILKIVRSYLLKAQERATRYAEQNLRFAQHQAGDSDGKNLEAELICKEDPRSSPIAKLHWAFFH, encoded by the coding sequence atggtgaattacggggatcgcatcacgaccctagaagagacgtttgacgcattacggcccatcgtggatacgttgcctgatctaaaaaccagcctagtgcaaaggttggacgacctggaccgcagaatgcggcaggcAGAAATTGACATAACAAACATCAGTCAAGACTCTGAGGAAGATCGGGAAACggctgccgtcgaggcaaccaaaattcatggcaaattcgaggacctccaacaggagcgtgccgagtatttagcccatcgggaactagaggcagacagactgaccgtcatgcagcaaaccataaACAACTTgataggccagctcaatgttggcaatgctgcccttcaaagcctgctcaaaggaggcgaaaaccacatcaggggtgccatgaacattgcccccatgtcacaaacgctgaaaattcaggagtccaagccatacaacggagcccgggatgctaaagaagtggaaaacttcatcttcgacatcgaacaatacttcgatgtcGTTGGACAGTTGGAGGAAtccaagaaggtagcaactgctgccatgtatcttcaaggcattgcaaaactctggtggcgagtcaaatacgaagccatcagggccggtgaagatactctccagacatgggcagaactgaaggccgccatacgcctgcagttcttccccgaaaacgtggaatacaatgcacggagaaagttgcgtgaactccgccacaccaggtcggtgcgggactacgtgcgtgaattctccgcactcatgctaaacatacgggatatgggggacaaagacaaactgttcgcattcattgaaggtttgaaacctcatgctcgtatggagctgcaaagacaacgggtagataccctgcccaaggcccttcaagctgcagagtgccttggggattaccagttggaaactcagaaggataggccccagccgcctgtccgagggggatacaacgggagccaacctagcaacggTGGCCCCAATAGAAACAgaggagatcgaggtgcatccaaatctaagactccttcctcaagcagcaacactgctgcatcagtcaacaacaatcaggggagaaagcccccatcagaatgccttcattgcggcggggaacattggaacaatcaatgccccaatacacaaatcaatgctcaacaaacTCTTGACGATGATGAGTCAGATCAGGACGGCTCAGTCGGCGAAGAACAGGTAGGggccttcaacgcatttgttggctccattcatgataccttggcgggaaccagtgctggcaaccccaagaagaaggcattcccaaccgacaagaaagggaaaggaaaggcggacgagaggcctcccacatcacaaaagaggaccttaatgttcgttgacatgaaagtaaacggcagacctattcgggcattgatagacacgggtgctagccacaactacatgacctcaactcaggtgcaacgcctcggtctagcagtgcaaaaatgcaagggtcgtgtcaaggctatcaactctccatctcagcaagtgagtggaatagccaaagaagtgccaatcaagcttggcccatacaagggaatattcgtCCTAcacatagctatcatcgatgacttcgaactgatagtgggattggaattcctcaggcagaccaacaccatcccggtaccatatgccaacatgcttctaatgatgggagacaacggggccaaGCCCTACACCATACCGTGCATATCCAAGAAGATGGCCGTTGGAAATATCACGGCCATGCAGTTTAAGGAGGGAACCAATAGACCTGAACCCACGGTtccggctgccctcaacatcatcaaacagacatcacatcatcggggtccaacagctcatggcgcccctcattgtgtgaagacttgtcaagcattccaaaaggacaagtcggatcactcagcacaagcgggactcttggagccgctacctgtcccacagagaccttgggaaagcatttccctgaatttcatcacaggattacccaaggtcggaaatcatgcaaccatcatggtggtagtagaccaattttccaagtatgctaccttcatcgcagccccacagaacatatcggcagaagatacagctcgactcttcttctctcatgttgtcaaacattggggtatgcccagcaacatcattagtgactgcgacccacgcttcattagcaagttttggacccaactcttcagttgcctcgtatccaaattgagttacaacttaaaccatcatcatcagcaaacatatgatcaaacaaaccggttcaatgacatgctggaggaatatctccgccaatttgcaaccgggtcacaaacacattggatgaagcttctggatgctgctcagctgtgtttcaattcacaaaagtgcgcccatacaaacaaaagcgcttttgaaattgttaccggacagcaaccgttactcccacaaaatgtgaatgcaccaaacatgccatcatctcatcgagctgccagtttctcgACAGAATGGGAGCAAATtttgaagatagtgcggagctatcttctCAAAGCCCAGGAGAGGGCAACAAGGTATGCCGAACAAAACCTtcgctttgcccaacatcaagcaggAGACAGTGATGGTAAGAACCTCGAGGCGGAACTTatttgcaaagaggacccaagatcctccCCTATTGCAAAGCTACATTGGgcctttttccattga